A stretch of Henckelia pumila isolate YLH828 chromosome 4, ASM3356847v2, whole genome shotgun sequence DNA encodes these proteins:
- the LOC140861699 gene encoding uncharacterized protein: protein MICVVWNARGLGNERASHELQRLIAKKSMSFIFLCETKLRDFSCKRWKDVLGFFGLFVVNYEGRSGGLILLWKKILNVTINYFTAGNIDSTMQHGEKIWRFTGFYETFGGNPRPLSQTRAFREVLNASSLHDLHVEGEVFTWVNRRASPNVIFEGIDRYVATFEWRLLYPAERVQTLEFYHSDHRPILLELGGPQQIRARNLPSL from the exons ATGATTTGCGTTGTTTGGAATGCTCGGGGGCTTGGGAACGAACGGGCATCCCATGAGCTTCAACGGCTTATCGCTAAAAAGAGCATgtcctttatttttctttgtgaAACGAAACTAAGGGACTTTAGTTGTAAGCGATGGAAAGATGTTTTGGGTTTCTTTGGTTTATTTGTAGTTAATTACGAGGGCAGAAGCGGGGGTTTGATACTGTTGTGGAAGAAGATTTTGAATGTCACCATAAACTATTTTACGGCTGGGAACATCGATAGTACAATGCAACATGGGGAGAAAATTTGGAGATTTACGGGCTTTTACG AAACGTTTGGAGGCAACCCACGACCACTGTCGCAGACTAGGGCATTCCGGGAGGTTCTTAACGCCTCCTCCTTGCATGACCTTCATGTAGAGGGCGAAGTCTTTACATGGGTCAATCGTCGCGCATCTCCCAATGTTATCTTTGAAGGGATAGACCGATATGTGGCTACTTTTGAGTGGAGATTACTATATCCCGCGGAGAGAGTGCAAACACTGGAATTCTATCACTCGGATCACCGACCGATTCTCCTTGAGCTAGGAGGACCTCAGCAGATTCGAGCTCGGAATTTGCCTAGTCTATGA
- the LOC140861700 gene encoding uncharacterized protein codes for MVQQNQFRGATTEDPNMHLCTFLEIAETVKIHGMATISTQLAALTKGNQSSIEIASLATAIKPADGFESVEQAQFVNNRTYNNYRDATLAKFMKDVMARKRKLEEFETVKLTEECIAILQKKLPQKLKDPESFTIPCIIGGATVNRALCDLGASINLMPLSIFRSFELGEMKPTTITLQLADHSLTYPRGVVEDVLGELTLRVGGEAVTFNIYKTMKYQDEVHSCNRIDLSNSYENNFCAGMELEDALARFLINFVNQFDVKDWELREQLLALESFPKEKDGQEKIEALPEEPSKEVPISTPELKALLGYLCYAFLGENLNYPFLGVSSTGSAEKGEGYYGYNQIAIAPEDQEKTTFTCPYGTYAFRRMHYQEKNLMLNWEKCHFMVQEGIVLGHKVSSNGLEVDRAKVVAIEKLPPPNNAFTKIKEALISAPIMIMSDWKEPFEVMCDAVIMLFYLISSRVIVYTDHAAIRYLFAKKDAKPRLIRWILLLQEIDFEIRDKKGSENLVADHLSRLELEGKAEHELIKEQFPDEHLFEVNSKLPWFADFANFLSCGILPLDLYHHQRKKFFHDVKFYLWDDPFVYKKCSNQVIRRCVDEAEAKNFLEQCHSAPYGGHFGASRTAAKKNIFTRFGTPKAIISDEFCYKIFNSLLTKYDVRHKVAYAYHSQTNGQAEISDREIKQILEKTVNTNQKNWTIKLDDALWAYRTAFKTPIDMSPYSCVELSAKMPPKTKGKGSASSSSRQPSFDKNWFWNAAAAENFVDLSLKSMHKERRMDMRDLNATTLVEARRRNWQAFVKQPPKAVMSIVREFYANLMVKHEE; via the exons atggtgcagcagaatCAGTTCAGGGGTGCAACTACTGAAGATCCAAATATGCATCTGTGTACTTTTCTGGAGATTGCTGAAACAgtgaagattcatggt atggctactatttctacacaaTTGGCTGCACTGACCAAAGGGAATCAAAGTTCTATTGAGATAGCATCACTGGCGACTGCTATAAAACctgctgatggatttgagagtgtggagcaagctcaaTTTGTGAATAACAGGACTTACAACaactatcgag atGCCACACTCGCTAAATTCATGAAGGATGTGATGGCGAGGAAGAGAAAACttgaagagtttgaaacagtGAAGTTGACCGAAGAGTGCATCGCCATATTGCAAAAGAAGCTgccacaaaaattgaaagatccagaaagttttactattccttgtattATTGGTGGTGCAACTGTCAATAgggcattatgtgatttaggtgcaagtattaatttaatgccctTGTCTATTTTCAGGTCTTTTGAGCTTGGAGAGATGAAACCAACCACGATTACTCTGCAGTTGGCTGACCATTCTTTGACATATCCTCGAGGAGTTGTGGAAGACGTCTTG GGTGAATTAACTTtacgagttggtggtgaagctgtCACTTTCAATATCTATAAAACCATGAAATACCAAGATGAGGTACATTCTTGTAATCGCATTGATTTATCTAATTCTTATGAGAATAATTTTTGTGCAGGAATGGAGTTGGAGGATGCATTGGCtaggtttttaattaattttgtgaaCCAGTTTGATGTGAAGGATTGGGAACTTAGAGAGCAACTTCTTGCTCTTGAAAGTtttccaaaagaaaaagatgGCCAAGAAAAAATTGAAGCATTGCCTGAGGAGCCCAGCAAAGAGGTACCAATTTCTACTCCTGAATTGAAAGCACTGCTTGGTTATTTATGCTATGCATTTTTGGGAGAAAATTTGAATTACCCG TTCTTGGGTGTTTCCAGTACAGGTTCTGCCGAAAAGGGAG AAGGCTATTATGGCTACAATCAAATTGCTATAGCGCCAGAGGATCAAGAGAAAACAACTTTCACATGCCCCTATGGTACTTATGCTTTTAGGAGAATG CACTACCAAGAGAAAAATCTAATGcttaattgggaaaaatgtcacttcatggtgcAAGAGGGAATAGtacttggacataaagtgtcatctaATGGGCTTGAGGTGGATCGAGCAAAAGTGGTAGCAATTGAAAAGCTTCCACCGCCAAATAAT GCCTTTACGAAAATCAAGGAGGCACTAATTTCTGCACCTATTATGATTATGTCTGACTGGAAGGAGCCGTTTGAAGTGATGTGTGATGcagtgattatgct GTTCTATCTCATTAGCTCTAGAGTAattgtttatactgatcatGCAGCAATTCGTTATCTTTTTGCTAAAAAGGATGCCAAGCCAAGATTGATTCGGTGGATACTCTTACTACAAGAGATTGATTTCGAAATAAGAGACAAGAAAGGGAGTGAAAATTTAGTGGCGGATCATCTGTCTCGCTTGGAGTTGGAAGGAAAAGCTGAACATGAACTCATCAAGGAGCAATTTCCTGATGAGCATctttttgaggtaaattctAAACTTCCTTGGTTTGCTGACTTTGCTAATTTTCTTTCTTGTGGTATTTTGCCTCTAGATCTTTATCatcaccaaaggaagaaatttttTCATGATGTCAAGTTTTATCTATGGGATGATCCTTTTGTGTACAAAAAGTGTTCGAACCAAGTGATAAGGAGATGTGTAGATGAAGCTGAAGCAAAAAATTTTTTGGAACAATGTCACTCTGCACCGTATGGTGGTCACTTTGGAGCCTCACGGACAGCCGCCAAG aaaaatattttcacgagATTTGGAACTCCAAAGGCAATTATCAGTGATGAATTTTGCTATAAAATCTTTAATTCATTACTAACAAAATATGATGTAAGGCATAAAGTGGCATATGCATACCATTCGCAAACAAATGGGCAAGCTGAAATATCCGATCGGGAAATcaagcaaattttggaaaaaactgtAAACACGAACCAAAAGAATTGGACAATCAAGTTGGATGATGCGCTGTGGGCATACCGGACCGCGTTCAAAACTCCGATTGACATGTCGCCATATAG TTGTGTTGAATTGAGTGCAAAGATGCCGCCAAAAACAAAAGGAAAGGGATCGGCTTCGTCGTCTTCGAGACAACCGTCATTTGATAAAAATTGGTTTTGGAATGCTGCCGCGGCGGAAAATTTTGTTGACTTGTCTCTCAAAAGTATGCATAAAGAGCGGAGAATGGATATGAGGGATTTAAATGCTACTACTTTGGTTGAAGCACGCCGACGTAATTGGCAAGCCTTCGTCAAACAACCTCCCAAGGCTGTCATGTCTATTGTTCGGGAGTTCTATGCCAATCTAATGGTGAAGCATGAGGAATAA